One window of Pseudomonas sp. FP198 genomic DNA carries:
- a CDS encoding YqjD family protein, which translates to MARTQAKTAQETLKEDFQTLVKDTERLLDHTATLAGDQADELRSQIHETLLRARETLKLTEDSVRERGQAAVIATEEYVQANPWQSVGIAAGVGFLIGLLATRR; encoded by the coding sequence ATGGCCAGAACCCAGGCAAAGACTGCTCAAGAAACCTTGAAGGAAGACTTCCAGACGCTGGTCAAGGACACCGAACGGTTGCTGGACCACACGGCGACCCTGGCGGGTGATCAGGCTGACGAATTGCGCAGCCAGATCCACGAAACCCTGTTGCGCGCCCGTGAAACCCTCAAGCTGACCGAAGACTCGGTACGCGAGCGCGGTCAGGCTGCTGTGATTGCCACCGAAGAATATGTGCAGGCCAATCCTTGGCAATCGGTCGGCATCGCTGCGGGCGTGGGCTTTTTGATCGGACTGCTGGCGACACGGCGCTAA
- a CDS encoding pseudouridine synthase, whose protein sequence is MSGSSFSAAHHQASTLYLPPGSWQTVLECLCEHFSTISREQWLDRIARGRVLDGEGRAIGVDLPYREGMRIHYFREVPDEKPIPVVESILYVDEHLVVADKPHFLPVTPAGEYVEETLLRRLIRRLDNPHLVPLHRIDRHTAGLVLFSANPQTRSVYQSLFPTRRIEKSYEAIAPALPGVAFPCVHRSRMIDGEPFFRMQEGPGEPNTETAMEVLEMNGDLWRYGLYPVTGKKHQLRVHMSALGAGICNDPFYPDVIRDPQDDYANPLKLLAKRLGFIDPITGQQRVFESDIALRW, encoded by the coding sequence ATGTCCGGTTCATCATTTTCCGCCGCGCACCATCAGGCCAGCACACTGTACTTGCCGCCTGGCTCCTGGCAGACGGTGCTGGAATGTCTTTGCGAGCATTTCAGCACGATCAGCCGCGAGCAGTGGCTGGATCGGATTGCCCGGGGGCGAGTGTTGGACGGGGAGGGGCGGGCGATCGGTGTTGACCTGCCTTATCGCGAAGGCATGCGGATCCACTATTTTCGCGAAGTGCCCGATGAAAAACCGATCCCGGTGGTGGAGTCGATTCTCTACGTCGACGAGCATCTGGTGGTGGCGGACAAACCGCATTTCCTGCCTGTCACGCCGGCGGGAGAATACGTGGAGGAGACGTTGCTGCGCCGTTTGATCCGGCGCCTGGATAACCCCCATCTGGTGCCCTTGCACCGTATTGATCGGCACACGGCCGGGCTGGTCTTGTTCTCAGCCAATCCGCAGACGCGTTCGGTTTATCAATCGTTGTTTCCGACGCGGCGAATCGAAAAAAGTTATGAAGCCATTGCCCCCGCACTGCCCGGAGTGGCTTTTCCGTGTGTGCACAGAAGCCGGATGATCGACGGCGAGCCTTTTTTCCGGATGCAGGAGGGGCCAGGCGAGCCCAATACCGAGACGGCCATGGAAGTGCTTGAGATGAACGGCGACCTGTGGCGGTACGGCCTGTATCCGGTTACCGGGAAAAAGCACCAGCTGCGGGTGCATATGAGTGCCTTGGGGGCTGGCATCTGCAACGATCCGTTTTATCCCGATGTGATTAGGGATCCCCAGGATGACTATGCCAACCCGCTCAAGCTGTTGGCCAAGAGATTGGGTTTCATCGATCCGATCACGGGTCAGCAGCGGGTCTTCGAGAGTGATATTGCCCTGCGCTGGTAG
- a CDS encoding monovalent cation:proton antiporter-2 (CPA2) family protein translates to MFANLLIILASSLVVIALFRRLRLPPVLGYLCVGLAVGPTALDWVNDSEELPDLAELGVVFLLFSLGLEFSLSKMLELRRVVFGLGSLQVVCSGVLLGGVLVACGAPALAALLLGAGLALSSTAIVSKELTSLGEIFSSHGQNAIGVLLFQDVIAVLLLTLVPVFAGSSEYAWYWALPLTLGKTLLLFGGLLLASRWLLPRLFHEVAASRSAELFVLLALVIVLLTAWLTHLLGLSPALGAFLAGMLLGESHYRHQIEADIRPFRDILLGLFFVSIGMLIDLRLFIDDGLQILGLTLGLMIIKGCVVAALVKWRGSDGETAWRSGLALAQGGEFCFALMALMQQNRLMPADIGGLLLAATFCSMLLTPLLLRAAPGIAARLHRKPNQEAQLDQISELNAGLSGHVVICGYGRVGQSIGRFLRREGLAFVALDDDPVIIQEATVDERCVHYGDSRRADLLAAVGLSRARLLVIAVDKTDIALTVLRAARRVNSQVPILVRTRDDSQLAELQAAGATEVVPELLESSLMLASHALVMLGLPEQRVRQHVDQVRHERYGLLHGFYPGNQDKEP, encoded by the coding sequence TTGTTCGCCAACCTGCTGATCATCCTAGCCTCGTCCCTGGTAGTCATCGCCCTGTTCAGGCGATTGCGCCTGCCACCGGTGCTCGGCTACCTCTGCGTCGGGCTGGCGGTCGGCCCCACTGCCCTGGACTGGGTAAACGACAGCGAGGAATTGCCGGATCTGGCCGAGCTCGGCGTGGTCTTCCTGCTGTTCTCGCTGGGGCTGGAATTCTCGTTGTCGAAGATGCTCGAACTGCGCCGGGTGGTGTTCGGCCTCGGCAGTTTGCAGGTGGTATGTTCTGGGGTGCTGCTGGGTGGCGTGCTGGTGGCCTGCGGTGCCCCGGCGCTGGCGGCACTGCTCCTGGGCGCCGGGCTGGCGCTGTCGTCCACGGCCATCGTCAGCAAGGAGCTGACCAGCCTGGGAGAAATTTTCAGCAGTCACGGCCAGAACGCTATCGGTGTGCTGCTGTTCCAGGATGTCATTGCTGTATTGCTGTTGACCCTGGTGCCGGTCTTTGCCGGCAGCAGCGAGTACGCCTGGTACTGGGCGCTGCCCCTGACCCTGGGCAAGACTCTGTTGCTGTTCGGCGGCCTGCTGCTCGCCAGCCGCTGGCTGCTGCCCCGACTGTTCCATGAAGTAGCCGCGTCCCGGTCCGCCGAACTTTTCGTGCTGCTGGCGCTGGTGATCGTACTGCTCACCGCATGGCTGACGCACCTGCTCGGCCTGTCACCGGCCCTGGGGGCATTCCTGGCCGGCATGCTGCTGGGAGAAAGCCATTACCGGCACCAGATCGAGGCCGATATACGTCCGTTCCGCGACATCCTGCTGGGGCTGTTTTTCGTCAGCATCGGCATGCTGATCGACCTTCGACTGTTCATCGACGATGGCCTGCAGATACTCGGCTTGACCCTCGGCTTGATGATCATCAAGGGCTGCGTGGTCGCCGCTCTGGTCAAGTGGCGCGGCAGTGACGGTGAAACCGCGTGGCGCAGCGGCCTGGCCCTGGCTCAAGGTGGCGAGTTCTGTTTTGCCCTGATGGCATTGATGCAGCAGAACCGCCTGATGCCCGCCGACATCGGCGGCCTGCTGTTGGCCGCGACATTCTGCTCGATGCTGCTGACCCCGCTTTTGCTGCGTGCAGCGCCGGGGATTGCCGCGCGCCTGCACCGCAAACCCAACCAGGAAGCACAACTGGACCAGATCAGCGAACTCAATGCAGGCTTGTCGGGTCATGTGGTGATCTGCGGGTATGGTCGGGTGGGCCAGTCCATCGGGCGGTTCCTGCGCCGCGAAGGCCTGGCCTTTGTCGCCCTCGACGACGACCCGGTGATCATTCAGGAAGCCACGGTCGATGAGCGCTGCGTACATTACGGGGACTCACGCCGGGCAGACCTGCTGGCCGCCGTCGGACTGAGCCGCGCCCGGCTGCTGGTCATTGCGGTCGACAAGACGGACATCGCGCTGACCGTGCTCAGGGCAGCCCGACGCGTCAATTCGCAGGTACCGATCCTGGTGCGCACTCGAGACGACAGCCAACTGGCCGAACTGCAGGCCGCCGGAGCGACCGAAGTGGTCCCGGAACTACTTGAATCGAGCCTGATGCTCGCCTCTCACGCGCTGGTCATGCTCGGGCTGCCGGAGCAGCGGGTCCGGCAGCATGTGGACCAGGTTCGTCACGAACGCTATGGCCTGCTGCACGGGTTCTATCCCGGCAACCAGGACAAGGAACCGTAG
- the glp gene encoding gephyrin-like molybdotransferase Glp, which translates to MAVEVALERLLEMAAATPITQHERVPLAEAQGRVLAEDLVSTLDLPPWPNSAMDGYALRLNDWSGEALVVSQRVFAGQAPDALAAGTCARIFTGAPVPPGADCVEMQENAIVEDDQRVRFTQPMVSGQNIRPQGQETTIGERVLDAGTRLGPIELGLAASLGCASLPVVRKVRVAVLSTGDELVEPGQNLGPGQIYNSNRVLLCSWLQRLGCDVVDAGILPDDLPATRRCLAGLSDVDLILSTGGVSVGEADFLGVALREEGELTLWKLAIKPGKPLTFGHFRGLPVIGLPGNPASTLVTFALLARPYLLRRQGVQSVAPLKFKIPAGFTWPKAGSRREYLRGRIENGQAIIYRNQSSGVLRSAAWAEGLVEVLEGRTLAQGDEVSFIPLSEVLD; encoded by the coding sequence ATGGCCGTCGAGGTCGCGCTGGAGCGGTTGCTCGAGATGGCGGCAGCCACGCCCATCACTCAGCATGAGCGCGTGCCGCTGGCTGAGGCGCAGGGGCGAGTATTGGCCGAGGACCTGGTCTCGACACTTGACCTGCCGCCCTGGCCCAACAGTGCGATGGACGGCTACGCCTTGCGCCTGAATGACTGGAGCGGCGAGGCGTTGGTCGTCAGTCAGCGGGTTTTCGCCGGGCAGGCTCCAGACGCTCTCGCCGCGGGTACCTGCGCGCGTATCTTCACGGGGGCGCCGGTCCCGCCGGGTGCCGATTGCGTCGAGATGCAGGAGAATGCGATTGTCGAAGATGACCAGCGGGTAAGGTTCACCCAGCCCATGGTCAGCGGACAGAACATTCGACCTCAAGGGCAGGAAACAACCATCGGGGAGCGAGTCCTCGACGCCGGCACCCGCCTGGGTCCGATCGAGTTGGGCCTCGCGGCATCCCTGGGGTGCGCATCGCTGCCAGTGGTGCGCAAAGTACGCGTTGCGGTGCTGTCGACCGGCGACGAACTGGTGGAGCCGGGTCAGAACCTGGGTCCAGGCCAGATCTATAACAGCAATCGTGTCCTGCTCTGCAGCTGGTTGCAGCGCCTGGGTTGCGATGTTGTCGACGCAGGTATCCTGCCCGATGATTTGCCCGCTACGCGTCGCTGTCTGGCCGGGCTATCGGATGTCGACCTGATCCTTTCCACCGGCGGCGTATCGGTGGGGGAGGCGGATTTTCTCGGCGTTGCATTGCGCGAAGAAGGCGAATTGACGCTCTGGAAGCTCGCTATCAAGCCTGGAAAGCCGCTGACGTTCGGGCACTTCCGTGGTCTGCCGGTAATAGGCCTGCCGGGAAATCCCGCTTCTACACTGGTGACCTTTGCACTGTTGGCTCGGCCTTACCTGTTGCGGCGCCAGGGCGTTCAGTCAGTGGCGCCCCTCAAGTTCAAGATACCTGCAGGCTTCACCTGGCCGAAGGCGGGCTCTCGCCGAGAGTACTTGCGAGGTCGCATTGAAAACGGTCAGGCGATCATCTACCGCAACCAGAGCTCAGGTGTCCTGCGCAGCGCCGCCTGGGCCGAGGGACTGGTAGAAGTCCTCGAAGGGCGAACACTGGCCCAGGGTGATGAAGTGAGCTTCATTCCCTTGAGCGAAGTGCTGGATTAA
- a CDS encoding YgdI/YgdR family lipoprotein, giving the protein MTQRTLATFMLALGLATLAGCASPTVITLNDGREIQAVDTPKYDEDSGFYEFEQLDGKQTRVNKDQVRTVKDL; this is encoded by the coding sequence ATGACTCAACGGACCCTCGCCACTTTCATGCTCGCGCTGGGCCTCGCCACTCTCGCCGGGTGTGCATCGCCAACAGTGATTACCCTGAATGACGGTCGCGAAATCCAGGCCGTCGACACGCCAAAATACGACGAAGACAGCGGCTTCTACGAATTCGAGCAACTGGACGGCAAGCAGACTCGCGTGAACAAGGACCAGGTTCGTACCGTTAAAGACCTGTGA
- a CDS encoding glutaredoxin family protein — protein sequence MSPECQLFGTLGCHLCEVAEGVLMPFVEHGLLVELVDITESEALFEAYGLRIPVLRRIDTGAELDWPFDDSDRVAAFLR from the coding sequence ATGTCGCCTGAATGCCAGTTGTTCGGCACCCTGGGGTGCCACCTGTGTGAAGTTGCCGAGGGCGTGCTGATGCCTTTCGTCGAGCATGGCCTCTTGGTAGAACTGGTGGATATCACCGAAAGCGAGGCCTTGTTCGAAGCCTATGGTTTACGCATCCCCGTGCTCCGTCGGATCGATACAGGGGCAGAGCTGGATTGGCCCTTCGATGACTCCGATCGGGTTGCCGCGTTTCTGCGTTGA
- a CDS encoding ammonium transporter, with product MENLQSAVDSLVHSSNTLFILLGAVMVLAMHAGFAFLEVGTVRQKNQVNALSKILSDFAVSTLAYFFIGYWISYGVTFLQPAAVLSADHGYSLVKFFFLLTFAAAIPAIISGGIAERARFVPQLCATVLIVAFIYPFFEGLVWNGNYGLQAWLQARFGASFHDFAGSVVVHAMGGWLALAAVLLLGPRNGRYRDGRLVAFAPSSIPFLALGSWILIVGWFGFNVMSAQTLPGVSGLVAVNSLMAMVGGTVAALIIGRNDPGFLHNGPLAGLVAVCAGSDLMHPVGALATGAIAGGLFVWCFTAAQGKWKIDDVLGVWPLHGLCGVWGGIACGIFGQQALGGLGGVSLVSQLVGTALGVVIALVGGFAVYGAIKFVLGVRLTQEEEYYGADLSIHKIGAVSQD from the coding sequence ATGGAAAATCTGCAAAGCGCCGTGGACAGTCTGGTCCACAGCTCCAACACGCTGTTCATCCTGCTCGGTGCGGTCATGGTTCTGGCCATGCACGCCGGCTTCGCGTTCCTTGAAGTAGGCACCGTCCGGCAAAAGAATCAGGTCAATGCGTTGTCGAAGATCCTCAGCGATTTCGCAGTGTCGACCTTGGCCTATTTCTTCATAGGCTACTGGATTTCCTACGGCGTGACATTTTTGCAGCCAGCGGCGGTGCTCAGCGCCGACCACGGCTACAGCCTGGTGAAGTTTTTCTTCCTGCTGACCTTTGCCGCCGCGATCCCGGCCATTATTTCCGGAGGAATCGCCGAGCGTGCCCGGTTCGTACCGCAGTTGTGCGCCACGGTGCTGATCGTAGCGTTCATCTACCCGTTTTTCGAAGGCCTGGTCTGGAATGGCAACTACGGCCTGCAAGCCTGGCTGCAAGCCCGTTTCGGCGCCAGTTTCCATGACTTCGCCGGCTCCGTGGTCGTGCATGCCATGGGCGGCTGGCTGGCATTGGCCGCGGTACTGTTGCTCGGGCCGCGCAATGGTCGCTACCGGGACGGGCGCCTGGTGGCGTTCGCGCCTTCGAGCATCCCGTTCCTGGCGTTGGGCTCGTGGATTCTTATTGTCGGCTGGTTCGGTTTTAACGTGATGAGTGCCCAGACGTTGCCTGGAGTCAGCGGGTTGGTGGCGGTCAACTCGTTGATGGCAATGGTCGGCGGGACCGTGGCGGCCTTGATCATCGGGCGCAACGACCCCGGCTTCCTGCATAACGGCCCGTTGGCCGGGTTGGTGGCGGTCTGTGCCGGTTCCGACTTGATGCATCCGGTGGGTGCGCTGGCGACCGGAGCCATCGCGGGCGGGCTGTTTGTCTGGTGTTTCACCGCGGCGCAGGGCAAGTGGAAAATCGATGACGTGCTCGGGGTCTGGCCCCTTCATGGCCTGTGCGGCGTCTGGGGTGGCATTGCCTGCGGCATTTTCGGCCAGCAAGCCTTGGGTGGCCTGGGCGGCGTCAGCCTGGTCAGCCAACTGGTCGGTACTGCGTTGGGCGTCGTCATTGCCCTGGTCGGCGGATTCGCGGTTTATGGCGCGATCAAGTTCGTGCTGGGCGTGCGGCTGACCCAGGAAGAGGAGTACTACGGCGCCGATCTGTCGATCCACAAGATCGGTGCCGTCAGTCAGGACTGA
- a CDS encoding response regulator transcription factor encodes MTCNLLLVDDHSLIRAGVRALVLDLPGYAVVGEASDGAQLPELVERLNPDIVLLDISMKDTGGLEALQQLRKVRPQSKVLILSMHTDPALIMQALESGAHGYLLKDTTATELAHALDALRNNERYLSPAIAHTVINQALTRVQKHQPDPAQNHNLTARQLEILRLIVRGKSTREIANGLSLSIKTVETHRAQIMKRLQIHDVAGLVLFAVREQIISLDD; translated from the coding sequence TTGACTTGTAATTTGCTTCTGGTAGATGACCACTCGCTGATCCGGGCCGGTGTACGCGCCCTGGTCCTGGATCTCCCTGGCTACGCCGTCGTCGGCGAAGCCAGTGACGGCGCGCAACTGCCGGAACTGGTGGAACGCCTCAACCCCGATATCGTGCTGCTGGATATTTCCATGAAGGATACCGGCGGCCTGGAAGCCTTGCAGCAACTCAGGAAGGTACGCCCCCAGAGCAAGGTGCTGATCCTGTCCATGCACACTGACCCCGCGCTGATCATGCAGGCGCTGGAGTCAGGAGCCCATGGCTACCTGCTCAAGGACACCACTGCCACCGAGCTGGCGCACGCCCTGGACGCGTTGCGCAACAACGAGCGCTACCTGAGCCCGGCCATCGCCCATACCGTGATCAACCAGGCGCTGACCCGCGTTCAGAAACATCAGCCCGATCCAGCCCAGAACCACAACCTGACGGCGCGCCAGCTGGAGATCCTGCGGCTGATCGTTCGTGGCAAGTCCACCCGGGAAATCGCCAACGGCCTGAGCCTGAGCATCAAGACCGTGGAAACGCACCGGGCCCAGATCATGAAGCGCCTGCAGATCCACGACGTGGCCGGACTGGTACTGTTTGCGGTTCGCGAGCAGATTATCAGCCTGGATGATTGA
- a CDS encoding sensor histidine kinase gives MHASFKSIITWPPSRENARRFTLLLCICSTLGCLLAYLLAHPLPLGLLVLNGAALACVWIHYRLSRKSIKFQPQELADRLLEVQENERHRLSRELHDDIGQLLTAAKLQSEWLKRRLPEDLQGQCSVLSDTLDETLNKVRDVSAILNPRQLTSLGLEASLRAHLLKTLANTPVKWSLDCQQRMTGIPDEMTVAAFRITQEAVTNMLRHAQASNLLVRLQRLPEGLTLLISDDGRGFVPASHPGREGQRGMAGMSERVEQLGGTLKITSEAGKGTHIEARIPWAPRALERASKNKVLH, from the coding sequence ATGCACGCCAGCTTCAAGTCAATCATTACCTGGCCACCGTCCCGAGAAAACGCCCGCCGGTTCACATTGCTGCTGTGTATCTGCTCGACCCTCGGTTGCCTGCTGGCCTACTTGTTGGCCCATCCGCTGCCGCTGGGCTTGCTGGTGCTCAATGGCGCGGCGCTGGCCTGTGTCTGGATCCACTATCGACTCTCGCGCAAGTCCATCAAGTTCCAGCCGCAGGAACTGGCTGACCGACTGCTGGAGGTCCAGGAAAACGAGCGTCACCGGCTCAGCCGCGAACTGCACGACGACATTGGCCAACTGCTGACCGCGGCAAAACTGCAAAGTGAATGGCTCAAGCGCCGCCTGCCGGAAGACTTGCAGGGCCAATGCAGCGTACTGAGCGACACGCTGGACGAAACCCTGAACAAAGTGCGTGATGTCTCGGCGATCCTCAATCCCAGGCAACTGACCAGCCTCGGGCTGGAAGCCAGTCTCCGCGCTCATCTACTCAAGACATTGGCCAATACGCCGGTGAAATGGAGCCTCGATTGCCAGCAGCGCATGACCGGCATCCCGGACGAAATGACCGTGGCCGCCTTTCGGATCACTCAGGAAGCCGTCACCAACATGTTGCGCCACGCCCAGGCGAGCAATCTGCTGGTGCGCCTGCAACGTCTTCCTGAAGGGCTGACGTTGCTGATCAGCGATGACGGCCGGGGATTCGTCCCGGCCAGCCACCCCGGCCGCGAAGGACAGCGCGGCATGGCCGGCATGTCGGAGCGAGTCGAACAGTTGGGCGGCACCCTCAAGATCACCAGCGAGGCCGGCAAAGGCACGCATATCGAAGCTCGTATTCCCTGGGCACCGCGTGCCCTTGAGCGGGCCAGCAAGAATAAGGTTCTCCATTGA
- a CDS encoding phage holin family protein produces the protein MGIDESGSPESGTKPTARRLGAAFLGLLHSHVELFGIELQEQKARTVSLLLFAGLALVFGLLLLVGLSALVLILVWDTYRLAGIIGLCLFYLLAALFCGLRLKAAIFDESSPFHATLEELANDRERLLP, from the coding sequence ATGGGCATCGACGAATCCGGCTCGCCCGAATCGGGCACGAAGCCTACCGCGCGGCGCCTGGGCGCGGCATTCCTCGGCTTGCTGCACAGTCATGTCGAATTGTTCGGCATCGAATTGCAGGAGCAGAAGGCCCGCACCGTCAGCCTGTTGCTGTTTGCCGGGCTTGCGCTGGTTTTCGGTTTGTTGCTGCTGGTCGGGCTGTCTGCACTGGTGCTGATCCTGGTGTGGGATACCTATCGCCTGGCGGGAATCATCGGCCTCTGCCTGTTTTATCTGCTGGCGGCGTTGTTTTGTGGGCTTCGGCTCAAGGCAGCGATTTTCGATGAATCCTCGCCTTTCCACGCCACCCTCGAAGAACTCGCCAACGACCGGGAGCGCCTGTTGCCATGA
- a CDS encoding transcriptional regulator, with protein sequence MVNVEQLKNSVNRMSADVVREAVLELRLDGLVTEGKTPFNKLHFNTCFAEIEALFQRAGYHKQLDVVGYQGLLYALYDPGRWEAVEVLRWLKEFTEAAEKSTSISA encoded by the coding sequence TTGGTCAATGTCGAACAATTGAAAAACAGCGTGAACAGGATGTCCGCGGACGTTGTGCGCGAGGCGGTCCTGGAGTTGCGCCTGGATGGTCTGGTAACCGAAGGCAAGACACCCTTCAACAAGCTGCATTTCAACACCTGTTTTGCCGAGATCGAAGCGTTGTTCCAGCGTGCCGGTTACCACAAGCAATTGGACGTGGTGGGTTACCAGGGGTTGTTGTATGCATTGTACGACCCGGGACGTTGGGAGGCAGTCGAGGTGCTGCGCTGGTTGAAGGAGTTCACCGAGGCAGCGGAAAAATCGACATCAATTAGCGCATGA
- the moaB gene encoding molybdenum cofactor biosynthesis protein B encodes MKAKADVPFVPLNIAVLTVSDTRTLETDTSGQVFVDRLTEAGHNLAARVLLKDDLYKIRAQVATWIAEDVMQVVLITGGTGFTGRDSTPEAVTCLLDKQVDGFGELFRQISVADIGTSTVQSRALAGLANGTLVCCLPGSTNAVRTGWDGILAEQLDARHRPCNFVAHLKQAAPCESRG; translated from the coding sequence ATGAAAGCCAAGGCTGATGTACCTTTCGTACCGCTCAATATCGCGGTGCTGACTGTCAGTGATACCCGTACTCTGGAAACCGACACGTCGGGACAGGTTTTTGTCGACCGCCTCACGGAGGCTGGGCATAACCTTGCGGCCCGGGTACTGCTTAAAGATGATCTGTACAAGATCCGCGCACAAGTCGCCACCTGGATCGCCGAGGACGTGATGCAAGTGGTGTTGATCACCGGTGGCACCGGTTTCACCGGTCGCGACAGCACGCCCGAGGCCGTGACGTGCCTGTTGGACAAGCAGGTCGATGGTTTTGGTGAATTGTTCCGGCAGATATCCGTGGCGGACATTGGCACTTCTACCGTTCAGTCCCGGGCGCTGGCCGGCCTGGCCAACGGTACGTTGGTCTGTTGCTTGCCGGGTTCGACCAATGCGGTGCGCACCGGATGGGACGGGATCCTGGCCGAACAACTGGATGCGCGCCATCGGCCGTGTAATTTCGTCGCCCATCTGAAACAGGCTGCCCCTTGTGAATCCCGTGGGTAA
- the mobA gene encoding molybdenum cofactor guanylyltransferase MobA, translating into MTSNDPLPACSILLLAGGRGQRMGGQDKGLLEWQGEPLIAHLHRRTRALSDDLIISCNRNPERYALYADQLVHDDEEGFPGPLAGIRAGLKVAQHAYVLVLPCDVPQIDSSLLDNMRETACRHPGRPVMVRQGEHWEPLLCVIPRALAADFERAWDEGERSPGRIMRTLYAVALQCPANDARLANLNTPELLARHTGVSD; encoded by the coding sequence ATGACCTCGAACGATCCCTTGCCAGCCTGCTCGATCCTGCTCCTGGCGGGTGGCCGCGGACAACGCATGGGAGGCCAGGACAAAGGCCTGCTGGAATGGCAAGGCGAACCGTTGATTGCCCACCTTCATCGGCGGACCCGGGCCCTGAGCGACGATCTGATCATCTCTTGCAACCGCAACCCGGAGCGCTACGCATTGTATGCCGACCAGTTGGTTCATGACGATGAGGAGGGTTTTCCCGGGCCGCTGGCAGGCATCCGGGCGGGCCTCAAGGTGGCGCAGCATGCGTATGTGCTGGTACTGCCTTGTGATGTTCCGCAAATCGACTCAAGCCTGCTCGACAACATGCGCGAAACGGCGTGCCGTCATCCCGGCAGGCCAGTGATGGTGCGTCAGGGTGAACATTGGGAGCCGTTGTTATGCGTTATCCCACGGGCCTTGGCGGCAGACTTTGAAAGGGCCTGGGACGAAGGCGAACGCAGTCCCGGCCGCATCATGCGTACGCTGTACGCCGTCGCCTTGCAATGCCCGGCCAACGATGCCCGGCTGGCCAATCTCAATACGCCGGAACTGCTGGCCCGGCATACAGGCGTGTCAGATTGA
- the yegS gene encoding lipid kinase YegS has translation MSKGKALLILHGKQALNEEVRAAVMLKRKQGWDLAVRLTWEAGDARRCVDEALDAGYTRLIAGGGDGTLRDIAEAMVQRPGDASLVLLPLGTANDFARAAGVPLEPDQALELLDVTPRAIDVGEVGGCIFLNMATGGFGSQVTANTSEDLKKVLGGAAYLFTGLSRFSELSAAYGELQGPDFHWRGDLLALGIGNGRQAGGGHLLCPQAFADDGLLDISILPAPQEVVSTLKDLLAGGLGIDNMFVRARLPWVEIKVAQGLDINLDGEPLQVDDLRFTVRPKALRVHLPSDSPLLEGAALLNHPG, from the coding sequence ATGAGCAAAGGCAAGGCGCTACTGATCCTGCACGGCAAGCAAGCGCTCAACGAAGAGGTTCGCGCGGCAGTGATGCTCAAGCGCAAACAGGGCTGGGACCTGGCGGTACGGTTGACCTGGGAAGCTGGGGATGCCCGGCGATGCGTCGACGAAGCACTGGATGCCGGTTACACCCGATTGATCGCCGGCGGCGGTGACGGAACCCTGCGCGATATCGCCGAGGCGATGGTCCAGCGGCCTGGCGATGCCAGCCTGGTATTGCTCCCCCTGGGCACTGCCAACGATTTTGCCCGGGCGGCCGGCGTTCCACTGGAGCCGGACCAGGCCCTGGAGCTGCTGGATGTCACGCCCAGGGCGATTGATGTGGGCGAGGTCGGCGGCTGTATTTTCCTGAACATGGCGACGGGCGGCTTTGGTAGCCAGGTGACCGCCAATACCTCCGAGGACTTGAAGAAAGTCCTGGGAGGCGCCGCTTATCTGTTTACCGGCCTGTCGCGTTTCAGTGAGTTGAGCGCAGCCTATGGCGAACTGCAGGGTCCCGATTTCCACTGGCGCGGCGACTTGCTGGCGCTGGGCATCGGCAATGGTCGGCAGGCGGGTGGGGGGCATTTGCTCTGTCCGCAGGCGTTCGCCGACGACGGTTTGCTCGATATCAGCATCCTCCCGGCGCCTCAAGAGGTTGTCAGTACGCTCAAGGATCTGCTGGCCGGTGGCCTGGGCATAGACAACATGTTCGTACGAGCGCGTTTGCCCTGGGTGGAAATCAAGGTGGCGCAGGGCCTGGACATCAATCTGGATGGCGAGCCGTTGCAGGTCGACGATCTACGTTTCACCGTGCGCCCGAAAGCGCTGCGGGTGCACCTGCCGTCGGATTCGCCATTGCTGGAGGGTGCGGCGCTGCTCAATCATCCAGGCTGA